In Leopardus geoffroyi isolate Oge1 chromosome D1, O.geoffroyi_Oge1_pat1.0, whole genome shotgun sequence, a single window of DNA contains:
- the API5 gene encoding apoptosis inhibitor 5 isoform X2, whose translation MPTVEELYRNYGILADATEQVGQHKDAYQVILDGVKGGTKEKRLAAQFIPKFFKHFPELADSAINAQLDLCEDEDVSIRRQAIKELPQFATGENLPRVADILTQLLQTDDSAEFNLVNNALLSIFKMDAKGTLGGLFSQILQGEDIVRERAIKFLSTKLKTLPDEVLTKEVEELILTESKKVLEDVTGEEFVLFMKILSGLKSLQTVSGRQQLVELVAEQADLEQTFNPSDPDCVDRLLQCTRQAVPLFSKNVHSTRFVTYFCEQVLPNLSSLTTPVEGLDIQLEVLKLLAEMSSFCGDMEKLETNLRKLFDKLLEYMPLPPEEAENGENAGNEEPKLQFSYVECLLYSFHQLGRKLPDFLTAKLNAEKLKDFKIRLQYFARGLQVYIRQLRLALQGKTGEALKTEENKIKVVALKITNNINVLIKDLFHIPPSYKSTVTLSWKPVQKVEIGQKRANEDTTSGSPPKKSPAGPKRDARQIYNPPSGKYSSNLSNFNYERSLQGK comes from the exons ATGCCGACCGTAGAAGAGCTTTATCGCAACTATGGCATCCTAGCCGACGCTACGGAGCAAGTTGGCCAG catAAAGATGCCTATCAAGTGATACTAGATGGTGTGAAAGGTGGTACGAAGGAAAAAAGATTAGCAGCTCAGTTTATTCCGAAATTCTTTAAGCATTTTCCAGAATTGGCTGATTCTGCTATCAATGCACAGTTGGACCTCTGTGAGGATGAAGACGTATCA ATTCGACGGCAAGCAATTAAAGAGCTGCCTCAGTTTGCCACCGGAGAAAATCTTCCCAGAGTGGCAGATATACTAACCCAACTTCTGCAGACAG ATGATTCTGCGGAATTTAACTTAGTGAACAATGCCCTGTTAAGTATATTTAAGATGGATGCAAAAG GGACTTTAGGTGGCTTGTTTAGCCAAATACTTCAGGGAGAGGACATTGTTAGAGAACGAGCAATCAAATTCCTTTCTACAAAACTTAAGACTTTACCAGATGAGGTTTTAACAAAGGAAGTAGAGGAACTTATACTAACTGAATCCAAAAAG GTCCTAGAAGATGTTACTGGTGAAGAATTTGTCCTGTTTATGAAGATACTATCTGGCTTAAAAAGCTTACAGACAGTGAGTGGAAGACAGCAACTCGTAGAGTTGGTGGCTGAACAGGCTGACCTGGAACAAACCTTCAATCCCTCGGATCCTGACTGTGTGGACAGGCTCTTACAGTGCACTCGGCAGGCAGTACCCCTCTTCTCT AAAAATGTGCATTCCACAAGGTTTGTGACTTATTTCTGTGAGCAGGTTCTCCCTAACCTCAGTTCCTTGACTACCCCAGTGGAGGGCCTCGATATACAGTTGGAG GTATTGAAACTATTGGCAGAGATGAGTTCATTTTGTGGTGACAtggaaaaactagaaacaaatttAAGGAAACTGTTTGACAAGTTATTG GAATACATGCCTCTCCCTCCGGAAGAAGCAGAAAACGGGGAGAATGCTGGTAATGAAGAACCCAAGCTACAGTTCAGTTATGTGGAGTGTTTGTTGTACAGCTTCCACCAGTTGGGCCGAAAACTTCCAGATTTCTTAACAGCCAAATTGAATGCAGAAAAGCTCAAAGATTTCAAAATTAG GCTGCAGTACTTTGCCCGGGGTCTGCAGGTTTATATCAGACAACTTCGCTTGGCTCTGCAGGGTAAAACAGGCGAAGCCTTAAAAACAGAAGAG aACAAGATTAAAGTTGTTGCATTGAAAATAACCAATAATATCAATGTTTTAATCAAG GATCTCTTCCACATTCCTCCTTCTTATAAAAGCACAGTAACATTATCCTGGAAACCTGTACAGAAGGTGGAAATTGG GCAGAAGAGAGCCAATGAAGATACAACTTCTGGTTCACCACCGAAGAAATCTCCAGCAGGACCAAAAAGGGATGCCAGGCAGATTTATAATCCTCCTAGTGGGAAATATAGCAGCAATTTGAGCAACTTTAATTATG AGAGGAGCCTTCAGGGGAAGTAG
- the API5 gene encoding apoptosis inhibitor 5 isoform X1 → MPTVEELYRNYGILADATEQVGQHKDAYQVILDGVKGGTKEKRLAAQFIPKFFKHFPELADSAINAQLDLCEDEDVSIRRQAIKELPQFATGENLPRVADILTQLLQTDDSAEFNLVNNALLSIFKMDAKGTLGGLFSQILQGEDIVRERAIKFLSTKLKTLPDEVLTKEVEELILTESKKVLEDVTGEEFVLFMKILSGLKSLQTVSGRQQLVELVAEQADLEQTFNPSDPDCVDRLLQCTRQAVPLFSKNVHSTRFVTYFCEQVLPNLSSLTTPVEGLDIQLEVLKLLAEMSSFCGDMEKLETNLRKLFDKLLEYMPLPPEEAENGENAGNEEPKLQFSYVECLLYSFHQLGRKLPDFLTAKLNAEKLKDFKIRLQYFARGLQVYIRQLRLALQGKTGEALKTEENKIKVVALKITNNINVLIKDLFHIPPSYKSTVTLSWKPVQKVEIGQKRANEDTTSGSPPKKSPAGPKRDARQIYNPPSGKYSSNLSNFNYEQRGAFRGSRGGRGWGARGNRSRGRLY, encoded by the exons ATGCCGACCGTAGAAGAGCTTTATCGCAACTATGGCATCCTAGCCGACGCTACGGAGCAAGTTGGCCAG catAAAGATGCCTATCAAGTGATACTAGATGGTGTGAAAGGTGGTACGAAGGAAAAAAGATTAGCAGCTCAGTTTATTCCGAAATTCTTTAAGCATTTTCCAGAATTGGCTGATTCTGCTATCAATGCACAGTTGGACCTCTGTGAGGATGAAGACGTATCA ATTCGACGGCAAGCAATTAAAGAGCTGCCTCAGTTTGCCACCGGAGAAAATCTTCCCAGAGTGGCAGATATACTAACCCAACTTCTGCAGACAG ATGATTCTGCGGAATTTAACTTAGTGAACAATGCCCTGTTAAGTATATTTAAGATGGATGCAAAAG GGACTTTAGGTGGCTTGTTTAGCCAAATACTTCAGGGAGAGGACATTGTTAGAGAACGAGCAATCAAATTCCTTTCTACAAAACTTAAGACTTTACCAGATGAGGTTTTAACAAAGGAAGTAGAGGAACTTATACTAACTGAATCCAAAAAG GTCCTAGAAGATGTTACTGGTGAAGAATTTGTCCTGTTTATGAAGATACTATCTGGCTTAAAAAGCTTACAGACAGTGAGTGGAAGACAGCAACTCGTAGAGTTGGTGGCTGAACAGGCTGACCTGGAACAAACCTTCAATCCCTCGGATCCTGACTGTGTGGACAGGCTCTTACAGTGCACTCGGCAGGCAGTACCCCTCTTCTCT AAAAATGTGCATTCCACAAGGTTTGTGACTTATTTCTGTGAGCAGGTTCTCCCTAACCTCAGTTCCTTGACTACCCCAGTGGAGGGCCTCGATATACAGTTGGAG GTATTGAAACTATTGGCAGAGATGAGTTCATTTTGTGGTGACAtggaaaaactagaaacaaatttAAGGAAACTGTTTGACAAGTTATTG GAATACATGCCTCTCCCTCCGGAAGAAGCAGAAAACGGGGAGAATGCTGGTAATGAAGAACCCAAGCTACAGTTCAGTTATGTGGAGTGTTTGTTGTACAGCTTCCACCAGTTGGGCCGAAAACTTCCAGATTTCTTAACAGCCAAATTGAATGCAGAAAAGCTCAAAGATTTCAAAATTAG GCTGCAGTACTTTGCCCGGGGTCTGCAGGTTTATATCAGACAACTTCGCTTGGCTCTGCAGGGTAAAACAGGCGAAGCCTTAAAAACAGAAGAG aACAAGATTAAAGTTGTTGCATTGAAAATAACCAATAATATCAATGTTTTAATCAAG GATCTCTTCCACATTCCTCCTTCTTATAAAAGCACAGTAACATTATCCTGGAAACCTGTACAGAAGGTGGAAATTGG GCAGAAGAGAGCCAATGAAGATACAACTTCTGGTTCACCACCGAAGAAATCTCCAGCAGGACCAAAAAGGGATGCCAGGCAGATTTATAATCCTCCTAGTGGGAAATATAGCAGCAATTTGAGCAACTTTAATTATG AGCAGAGAGGAGCCTTCAGGGGAAGTAGAGGTGGCCGAGGTTGGGGAGCACGAGGAAATCGTAGTCGGGGAAGACTCTACTGA